The following are encoded together in the Candidatus Binataceae bacterium genome:
- a CDS encoding TonB-dependent receptor, whose product MFQSSTHPTAVVDDTALVAWNYGVYLQDEWRPIKKLTLDYGVRFDLYDGLTRSDQFSPRVAAIYQLFEGTALHAGYARYFTPAPLDAVSGEDLVKFADTTNEPMVKTDTHIAPERAHYFDAGITQNLPHNVKVDLDSYYKKSTDLLDEGQFGPTLVFTPFNYAKGRQYGVEFTTSMNPLKDLTFYSNFAYSVAQGIDIVSDQFLFSAPELAFIKTHYVFLDHDQTFSQSAGITYTLRGFLFTLNDIYGSGLRSGFANTGNLPFYVQFDAGIVKPLTLTSVGKVEARAAVINLGDWIYPIRSGSGIGVFAPQFGPRRSFYGGLKWYIPFFNRQGSIQ is encoded by the coding sequence GTGTTCCAGAGCAGCACCCATCCGACGGCGGTGGTGGATGATACCGCTCTGGTGGCTTGGAATTACGGCGTCTATTTGCAGGACGAGTGGCGCCCAATCAAGAAACTGACGCTCGATTACGGCGTCCGCTTCGATCTCTACGACGGCCTGACGCGTTCGGATCAGTTCAGCCCGCGGGTCGCCGCGATCTATCAACTGTTTGAGGGAACCGCGCTGCATGCCGGGTATGCGCGCTACTTCACGCCGGCGCCGCTGGACGCAGTGTCGGGTGAGGATCTCGTCAAATTCGCCGATACGACCAATGAGCCGATGGTCAAGACCGATACGCATATCGCACCGGAGCGGGCGCACTACTTCGACGCGGGAATCACGCAGAATCTGCCTCACAACGTCAAGGTTGATCTGGACAGCTACTACAAGAAGTCCACTGACCTGCTCGATGAAGGACAGTTTGGCCCCACGCTGGTGTTTACCCCATTTAACTATGCGAAGGGTCGGCAATACGGCGTCGAGTTTACCACCTCGATGAACCCGCTCAAGGACCTGACATTCTATAGTAACTTTGCCTACTCAGTCGCGCAGGGGATCGATATAGTATCCGATCAGTTTCTCTTTAGCGCGCCAGAGCTGGCGTTCATCAAGACCCACTATGTCTTTCTCGACCACGATCAGACCTTCAGCCAGTCGGCGGGAATCACTTATACGCTGCGCGGCTTTCTGTTCACGTTGAACGACATCTACGGCAGCGGGCTGCGCTCGGGCTTCGCCAACACCGGCAACCTGCCATTCTATGTCCAGTTCGACGCCGGCATCGTAAAACCGTTGACGCTCACCTCAGTCGGGAAAGTCGAAGCGCGAGCGGCAGTGATAAACCTGGGCGACTGGATTTATCCGATTCGGAGCGGTTCCGGGATCGGTGTGTTTGCGCCGCAGTTTGGTCCGCGCCGCAGTTTCTATGGCGGGCTCAAATGGTACATCCCGTTTTTCAACCGCCAGGGTTCGATTCAATGA
- a CDS encoding MotA/TolQ/ExbB proton channel family protein, with the protein MSYQRMLRLPRGLAELVETYGFSWSELETQLNAMNVGNAYRRFFGVIAANRERPAWWVESRASDEAGGIEKALGRGLWVLETVVTAAPLMGLLGTITGMMQSFRVIGASSLVAPTQVTAGVAQALIATALGLLIALLALFAFNFFSRLQSRALDQLERLGSRLIDHIRLDQETEAQETAASHREIAVVAGRGAVR; encoded by the coding sequence GTGAGCTATCAGCGGATGCTGCGGCTGCCGCGCGGCCTTGCGGAACTGGTCGAGACCTACGGCTTCTCATGGTCTGAACTCGAAACGCAGCTCAATGCCATGAATGTCGGCAACGCCTATCGACGCTTCTTCGGGGTGATCGCGGCGAACCGCGAGCGCCCGGCCTGGTGGGTCGAGTCCCGCGCGAGCGACGAGGCGGGCGGCATCGAGAAGGCGCTCGGCCGCGGCCTCTGGGTGCTCGAGACCGTCGTGACGGCGGCGCCGCTGATGGGTCTGCTCGGCACGATCACCGGCATGATGCAGTCATTTCGGGTGATCGGCGCGTCGAGCCTGGTTGCGCCGACACAGGTCACTGCCGGCGTGGCGCAGGCGCTAATCGCGACCGCGCTCGGCTTGCTGATCGCGCTGTTGGCACTGTTTGCCTTCAATTTTTTCTCGCGCCTCCAGTCGCGCGCGCTCGATCAGCTCGAGCGCCTGGGCTCGCGCCTGATCGATCATATTCGGCTCGATCAGGAGACCGAGGCGCAGGAGACCGCTGCCAGCCATCGCGAGATCGCGGTGGTCGCCGGCCGCGGCGCAGTGCGATGA
- a CDS encoding biopolymer transporter ExbD, protein MKLVRSRESRRGRIEIIPMIDVMFFLLVTFMLASLSMQSLNSITVNLPQGDAPNLSHQEPVTLTVTKDSRIFLDKTPITMATLAFTLKAMMMGRDAGVVVNADGAAPEGVVVEAMLQARRAGVEHFLIAVKRD, encoded by the coding sequence ATGAAGCTGGTGAGGTCGCGCGAGTCGCGTCGCGGGCGGATTGAGATCATCCCGATGATCGATGTGATGTTCTTCCTGCTGGTCACCTTCATGCTGGCGTCGCTCTCGATGCAGAGTCTCAACTCGATCACGGTCAACCTGCCACAGGGCGACGCCCCCAACCTGAGCCATCAGGAGCCGGTCACCCTCACGGTTACGAAGGACAGCCGCATCTTTCTCGACAAGACTCCGATCACGATGGCGACGCTGGCCTTCACGCTCAAGGCAATGATGATGGGTCGCGACGCTGGGGTCGTCGTTAACGCCGACGGCGCTGCGCCTGAGGGCGTCGTCGTCGAAGCGATGTTGCAGGCGCGGCGCGCCGGCGTCGAGCATTTTCTGATCGCGGTCAAACGCGATTGA
- a CDS encoding TonB-dependent receptor, translating to MFDATSHPAEATASSIISGAIKDALGRPLADAEVILQTGDGKIVQRAKSDQSGHFRFANVAAGSYAVVANKSGFRTGAASVEARAGCEAARDRARGRSGLEPESCGERLEVARNGLNPETGGSVYRFSQQAIQALPQGGNTSTNSLLLQAPGVAQDSFGQIHIRGEHGEIQYRINGVELPEGVVSGFSQTFSPRFAQSISLLEGALPAQYGYHTAGVVQIQTKSGDSLNGGDIEMYGGQRYTLLPSFEVGGSQGKLSYYATGFYNQNSRGLEPPTPGPQAIHDFATIGNGFGYLSYILSPTTRLSWFGGFNVSNYQIPANSDQPQVFTLAGVPNFPSANIRETQLEQNYYSVLALQGLLGSAIDYQVAAFTRYSTLSFHPDHEGDLIYNGIASRDFRGDWASGLQGDVTSRAPEQHTIRAGYYFSGERAEIDNHALVFPGVSTPSLG from the coding sequence ATCTTCGATGCCACCAGCCATCCGGCAGAGGCAACCGCGAGTAGTATCATCAGCGGCGCCATAAAGGACGCGCTTGGCCGGCCGCTCGCCGACGCCGAAGTGATTTTGCAGACAGGCGACGGCAAGATCGTTCAGCGCGCCAAAAGCGATCAAAGCGGACATTTCCGATTCGCCAACGTAGCGGCGGGGAGCTATGCCGTGGTCGCGAACAAGTCAGGCTTCCGCACCGGTGCGGCCAGCGTCGAGGCGCGCGCGGGGTGCGAAGCCGCTCGAGATCGCGCTCGAGGCCGAAGCGGCCTTGAGCCTGAAAGTTGCGGCGAAAGGCTCGAGGTCGCGCGTAATGGATTGAATCCTGAGACCGGCGGCAGCGTCTATCGCTTCAGCCAGCAGGCTATTCAGGCTTTGCCGCAAGGCGGCAACACCTCGACCAACAGTCTACTGTTGCAGGCGCCGGGCGTGGCGCAGGATTCCTTCGGACAGATTCACATCCGCGGTGAACACGGCGAAATTCAATATCGGATTAATGGGGTCGAATTGCCCGAAGGGGTGGTCAGCGGATTCTCCCAGACCTTCAGTCCGCGCTTCGCGCAGAGCATCTCACTGCTCGAAGGCGCGCTGCCTGCGCAGTACGGTTATCACACGGCGGGAGTTGTCCAGATTCAAACGAAAAGCGGGGACAGTCTGAACGGCGGCGATATCGAAATGTATGGCGGCCAGCGCTACACCCTCTTGCCGAGCTTCGAGGTCGGCGGGTCGCAAGGCAAGCTGAGCTACTATGCGACCGGTTTCTACAATCAGAACAGCCGCGGGCTCGAACCGCCGACGCCGGGTCCGCAGGCGATCCATGACTTCGCCACGATCGGCAATGGTTTCGGCTATCTCTCTTATATCCTGAGCCCGACGACGCGGTTGAGCTGGTTCGGCGGGTTTAACGTCTCGAACTATCAGATCCCGGCCAATTCCGATCAGCCGCAGGTGTTCACTTTGGCCGGCGTGCCGAATTTTCCCTCGGCAAATATCCGCGAGACCCAACTCGAGCAGAATTACTACAGTGTCCTGGCGCTGCAGGGCCTGCTCGGCTCAGCGATCGACTATCAGGTGGCGGCCTTCACGAGATACTCGACGTTGTCCTTTCATCCCGATCACGAAGGCGATCTGATCTACAACGGTATCGCGTCGCGCGATTTCCGCGGCGATTGGGCTAGCGGGCTGCAAGGCGACGTCACTTCTCGGGCGCCGGAGCAGCATACGATCCGCGCCGGCTACTACTTCAGCGGCGAGCGCGCCGAAATTGATAATCACGCGCTGGTCTTCCCGGGGGTATCAACCCCGTCACTGGGGTAG
- a CDS encoding amidohydrolase family protein — protein MANTLISKPIISSDSHIMEPPDTYTARIDKKYLDTAPKVVWMEKGGDTYVVEGMKQTIPMGLVAAAGKSAEELATAAVFAKFEDLPRGAWDPEVRMADQDRDGVAAEVIYPSVGMILCNHPDADYKKACFDAYNLWIAEYCGAHPDRLIGLGQTAMRTPDEGIKDLERAKAMGLRGMMMSGIPIIEDYDSKIYDEFWEASVSLKMPLSFHILTSKEGIGNPNRGPKMNSFMSIIRGNQDIIGMFILGGVFERHPRLRISCVEADAGWVPHFMYRLDHAYDRHRFWLTADKLSKMPSEYFRENIYTTFQDDWVAFKMKDMCNPQRLMWANDFPHSDSTWPNSQELLKKHSAGLNEQEKNWLLHDNVAELYGI, from the coding sequence ATGGCCAATACACTGATCTCGAAACCGATCATTTCCTCCGATTCACACATCATGGAGCCGCCCGACACCTACACCGCGCGGATCGACAAGAAGTACCTCGACACCGCGCCCAAGGTGGTCTGGATGGAGAAGGGCGGCGACACCTACGTCGTTGAGGGGATGAAACAGACCATCCCGATGGGCCTGGTGGCCGCGGCCGGAAAATCCGCCGAGGAGCTGGCGACTGCGGCCGTCTTCGCTAAGTTCGAGGATCTGCCGCGCGGCGCATGGGATCCTGAGGTGCGGATGGCCGATCAGGATCGCGACGGCGTCGCCGCCGAGGTCATCTATCCCAGCGTCGGCATGATTCTCTGCAATCATCCCGACGCCGATTACAAGAAGGCCTGCTTCGACGCCTACAACCTCTGGATCGCCGAGTATTGCGGCGCCCATCCGGATCGGCTGATCGGGCTCGGGCAGACCGCGATGCGCACGCCCGACGAAGGGATCAAAGACCTCGAGCGCGCCAAGGCGATGGGTCTGCGCGGGATGATGATGTCGGGAATTCCGATCATCGAGGACTACGACAGCAAGATTTACGATGAGTTCTGGGAAGCCTCGGTCAGCCTCAAGATGCCGCTTAGCTTCCATATTCTGACCTCGAAGGAGGGCATCGGAAATCCCAATCGCGGGCCCAAGATGAACTCCTTCATGTCGATCATCCGCGGCAACCAGGACATCATCGGGATGTTCATCCTGGGCGGCGTCTTCGAGCGCCATCCGCGATTGCGCATCTCATGCGTCGAAGCGGATGCGGGCTGGGTGCCGCATTTCATGTACCGCCTCGACCACGCTTACGATCGCCATCGCTTCTGGCTGACCGCCGACAAGCTGTCGAAGATGCCCAGCGAGTATTTCCGCGAGAATATCTACACGACCTTCCAGGACGATTGGGTCGCCTTCAAGATGAAGGACATGTGTAATCCGCAACGGCTGATGTGGGCCAATGATTTTCCGCACAGCGACTCGACCTGGCCGAATTCGCAAGAGCTGCTGAAAAAGCATTCGGCCGGGCTCAACGAGCAGGAAAAGAACTGGCTGCTGCACGACAACGTCGCGGAGCTGTACGGCATCTGA